In the Haloferula helveola genome, one interval contains:
- a CDS encoding TonB-dependent receptor: MLIHPVWAFHPAAALPTASSASVSADLLPTKSDQRHVSDPELSELLKADRLEWLEDPGVTPVIFELGGGLLGYGSDDSPFLRILAGPSEETNEEAGDTPDDTGADPTSPSPEVEETVRDSAPPEGEVGMPPPTPEEEEDWTPADPVAPEGGVGGAPIEPGPGAEIREPLPIEQQVGECVISGEVSDVSTLDPIAGAIVAVRGTGREAETDAQGRFRIDGLPSGDYLVEGMKIGYDGAEVAASPRPGSPAEVRLALRLKPAVEAGDGEYLLPEEAIVGEYRESGRADFELELELGKNIGSGLDKSEFTKSGVSDAAGAVSKIAGANIVGGKYAVVRGLGDRYSNTTVNGALISSADPSRKAVQLDLFPSDLLESINIYKTFTPNYPGEFAGGLVAIQTLAFPEESFVEFEYGTGYNENLDSERFYALPGRDLGFLGKPNDGLGPTVAPLASGGLDKGWDSTRPPRTPAQFAEAQEGIDAWSGLHRSGGMRPVLRDPELGQDMSAAFGTTYQFDNGLEVGVVASGVWATGDEVREDVQVGRYFNNGPDGQPGTPDDRLERTQSENRYTAYAGYGLLGSLGVRAGDRHQITYTFFQNHRGEDTVQQGRNVLDERTTFGEYLPSSQNPFGAGAYAYQSFDSLIPLQRTLTLNQIAGEHAFGDEDRPIEVDWVFSRSKAVEDRANTRTLYFSQLDFADPRIQSERGDVYNPSLGTIYTAADVFDLSPPETESFRESLETNEVAGNERIDLTFPVWSRGENDFFNLSAGLNHFNRDRKVRGRLFINRVGNGLNGSLLNDDGGQYGVDYLNSYDSLFEPDGSLKFDGWSGNPNRSDKLIFLEQSTSGRTVRNVDASTDLGAGYFMGNASIAGWDLVGGFRYETEERSYQVLPGLNPTFAVNPFPITEQSAYWLPGIVLRRDFGRDDQFAVTLGWSKTVARPTFYEFAPVITEDQASGDEIEGNPDLTDTRINNYDLSFGWRPSDATTVGVSLFHKDMKDPIAQAYELGRRTWVNGEEGSLQGVEFEIGHRFLEYWSINSNFTYIDSSLVYSQRRGAVFDQISTTFEGQPNHIFNMNLGYDNPDTGWSANLVYNFTGSYLTGVPLSEVDPAIRRESFDLLDLIVQKRFDLWEGVGIVKLKCGNLLDSVDREVFDGTGLAYESYKPGRSFSLSFKFEY; the protein is encoded by the coding sequence TTGTTGATCCATCCCGTCTGGGCATTTCACCCGGCTGCCGCACTTCCGACCGCTTCCTCGGCTTCGGTCTCAGCGGACCTGCTGCCCACAAAGAGCGATCAACGCCACGTTTCGGATCCGGAGCTTTCCGAGTTGCTCAAGGCAGACCGGCTTGAGTGGTTGGAGGATCCGGGTGTGACTCCCGTGATCTTCGAATTGGGAGGAGGGCTTCTGGGGTACGGTTCGGATGACTCGCCATTCTTGCGGATCCTTGCGGGACCTTCTGAGGAAACGAACGAAGAAGCGGGAGACACCCCAGATGATACGGGAGCCGATCCGACGAGTCCTTCACCCGAAGTAGAGGAGACCGTGCGGGACAGCGCGCCTCCCGAGGGTGAAGTCGGGATGCCGCCGCCGACACCGGAGGAAGAGGAAGACTGGACGCCCGCTGATCCTGTCGCTCCTGAAGGTGGTGTGGGAGGGGCCCCGATTGAGCCCGGTCCTGGAGCCGAGATTCGGGAACCCCTGCCGATTGAGCAGCAAGTCGGTGAGTGCGTGATTTCCGGCGAGGTCTCGGACGTTTCGACCTTGGATCCGATTGCAGGTGCGATCGTCGCGGTGCGGGGTACCGGGCGTGAAGCCGAGACCGATGCCCAAGGTCGATTCCGGATCGATGGGCTCCCTTCCGGCGACTACCTCGTCGAGGGGATGAAGATCGGATACGATGGCGCTGAAGTCGCGGCGAGTCCGCGTCCAGGCTCACCAGCTGAGGTCCGATTGGCGTTGCGGTTGAAGCCTGCCGTAGAGGCGGGTGACGGTGAGTATCTTTTGCCCGAGGAGGCCATTGTCGGTGAGTATCGCGAGTCGGGACGCGCGGACTTCGAACTTGAGCTGGAACTGGGCAAGAACATCGGTTCCGGACTGGATAAGAGCGAGTTCACCAAGTCGGGAGTGAGCGATGCGGCGGGAGCGGTCTCCAAGATTGCGGGTGCGAACATTGTCGGCGGAAAGTATGCGGTCGTCCGTGGTCTCGGAGACCGCTACTCGAACACCACGGTGAACGGTGCGCTGATATCGAGTGCGGACCCCTCTCGGAAGGCCGTGCAGCTTGATCTGTTTCCGAGTGACCTCCTCGAATCGATCAATATCTACAAGACGTTCACGCCCAACTATCCGGGTGAGTTTGCAGGAGGTTTGGTCGCCATCCAAACTCTCGCGTTCCCGGAAGAATCGTTCGTCGAATTCGAATACGGAACCGGCTACAACGAGAACCTCGACAGCGAGCGCTTCTACGCGCTTCCCGGTCGGGATCTGGGGTTTCTTGGAAAGCCGAACGACGGACTGGGTCCGACTGTCGCTCCCTTGGCTTCCGGAGGCCTCGACAAAGGCTGGGACTCGACACGCCCTCCGCGGACGCCAGCCCAGTTTGCAGAGGCTCAGGAAGGGATCGATGCGTGGAGCGGCCTGCACCGGAGCGGAGGCATGCGACCAGTCCTGCGGGATCCGGAACTCGGTCAGGACATGTCTGCCGCATTTGGAACCACCTACCAGTTCGACAATGGGCTTGAGGTGGGAGTCGTAGCCTCAGGTGTCTGGGCTACCGGAGACGAGGTGCGGGAAGACGTTCAGGTCGGGCGTTACTTCAACAATGGCCCGGATGGTCAACCCGGAACTCCGGATGACCGCCTGGAGCGGACACAATCGGAGAATCGCTATACCGCCTATGCCGGCTACGGGTTGCTTGGAAGTCTTGGCGTGCGCGCGGGCGACCGACATCAGATCACCTACACGTTTTTCCAGAATCACCGCGGTGAGGACACCGTGCAGCAAGGGCGAAACGTTCTCGATGAACGCACGACCTTCGGTGAGTATCTCCCGTCTTCCCAAAACCCGTTTGGAGCGGGTGCTTACGCTTACCAGTCGTTCGACAGTCTGATTCCCCTTCAGCGAACGCTCACGCTCAATCAGATCGCAGGAGAACACGCTTTCGGGGACGAGGATCGCCCGATCGAGGTCGATTGGGTATTCTCCCGGAGCAAGGCGGTTGAGGACCGAGCCAACACACGGACGCTGTATTTCTCACAGCTGGACTTCGCGGATCCACGCATCCAGAGCGAAAGGGGCGACGTCTACAATCCAAGTCTCGGAACGATCTACACCGCAGCCGATGTCTTCGACCTGAGTCCGCCTGAGACCGAGAGTTTCAGGGAAAGTCTTGAGACCAACGAGGTTGCGGGAAATGAGCGGATCGACCTGACGTTCCCGGTATGGTCGAGGGGCGAGAATGACTTTTTCAACCTCTCCGCGGGCCTGAATCATTTCAATCGTGACCGCAAAGTGCGCGGACGCCTCTTCATCAATCGTGTGGGTAACGGTTTGAATGGCAGTCTTCTCAATGATGATGGAGGCCAGTATGGCGTCGACTACCTGAACTCCTACGATTCTCTGTTTGAACCGGACGGCTCATTGAAATTTGACGGCTGGTCGGGCAATCCGAACCGCAGCGACAAGTTGATTTTCCTGGAGCAGTCCACTTCGGGGCGGACGGTTCGGAATGTCGACGCTTCCACGGATCTGGGAGCGGGCTACTTCATGGGCAATGCCAGCATCGCCGGCTGGGATCTGGTCGGTGGTTTCCGGTATGAAACCGAGGAGCGAAGTTATCAGGTTCTCCCCGGTCTGAATCCCACGTTCGCAGTCAATCCATTCCCGATCACGGAACAGTCCGCCTACTGGTTGCCGGGGATCGTGCTCCGACGCGACTTTGGAAGGGACGACCAGTTTGCCGTGACTTTGGGGTGGTCGAAGACCGTGGCGCGGCCGACTTTCTATGAGTTCGCTCCGGTCATCACCGAGGACCAGGCCAGTGGGGACGAGATCGAGGGGAATCCCGATCTGACCGACACCCGAATCAACAACTACGACCTCAGTTTCGGTTGGCGTCCGAGCGACGCCACGACGGTGGGCGTCAGTCTGTTCCACAAGGATATGAAGGATCCCATCGCCCAAGCCTACGAGCTCGGCCGTAGGACCTGGGTTAATGGTGAGGAAGGTTCATTGCAGGGTGTCGAGTTCGAGATCGGCCACCGCTTTCTTGAGTATTGGTCGATCAACTCCAACTTCACCTACATCGACTCGAGCCTTGTCTACTCGCAGCGCCGGGGTGCCGTCTTCGACCAGATCAGCACCACCTTCGAGGGGCAGCCGAACCACATCTTCAACATGAATCTCGGCTACGACAATCCGGACACCGGGTGGTCGGCCAACTTAGTCTATAACTTCACTGGATCCTACTTGACGGGGGTCCCCCTGAGCGAAGTTGACCCTGCGATTCGTCGTGAATCCTTCGATCTGCTCGACCTGATCGTCCAGAAACGATTCGACCTCTGGGAAGGTGTCGGAATCGTCAAACTTAAGTGCGGGAACCTGCTGGATTCGGTCGATAGGGAGGTCTTCGACGGCACCGGTCTGGCTTACGAGTCATACAAGCCGGGGCGGTCCTTCAGCCTCTCTTTCAAGTTTGAATACTGA